One region of Archocentrus centrarchus isolate MPI-CPG fArcCen1 chromosome 6, fArcCen1, whole genome shotgun sequence genomic DNA includes:
- the cnot1 gene encoding CCR4-NOT transcription complex subunit 1 isoform X2, with protein MNLDSLSLALSQISYLVDNLTKKNYRASQQEIQHIVNRHGPEADRHLLRCLFSHVDFSGDGKSSGKDFHQTQFLIQECVSLISKPNFISTLCYAIDNPLHYQKSLKPSAHLFTQLSKVLKLSKVQEVIFGLALLSSSNADLRGFAAQFIKQKLPDLLRSYVDADLGGNQEGGFQDIAIEVLHLLLSHLLFGQKGASGVGQEQIDAFLKTLCRDFPQERCPVVLAPLLYPEKRDILMDRILPDSGELAKTIMESSLAEFIQEVGYGFCASLDECRNIIVQYGVREVTASQVARVLGMMARTHSGLTEGIPLQSISAPGSGIWSDGKDKNDGSQAHTWNVEVLIDIVKEVNPNLNFKEVTYELDHPGFIIRDSKGLQIVVYGIQRGLGIESFPVDLIYRPWKHAEGQLSFIQHSLMNPEVFCFADYPCHNVAIDILKAPPEDDNREIATWKSLDLVESLLRLSEVGQYEQVKQLFSFPIKHCPDMLVLALLQITTSWHTLRHELISTLMPIFLGNHPNSAIILHYAWHGQGQSPSIRQLIMHSMAEWYMRGEQYDQAKLSRILDVAQDLKSLSMLLNGTPFAFVIDLAALASRREYLKLDKWLTDKIREHGEPFIQACVTFLKRRCPSIMGGLAPDKDQPKSAQLPPETLATMLACLQSCAGSVSQELSETILTMVANCSNVMNKARQPPPGVMPKGRAPSTSSLDAISPVQMDPLSGMGSLNLGGTATSHTQSMQGFPSSLSSAFSNPQSPAKAFPPLSNPNPSTPFGGIASLTSQLPGIASGPLGSGISSGISSGLGMTAVSTDPFGTRKMSTPGLNPPTFQQTDLSQVWPEANQHFSKEIDDEANSYFQRIYNHPPHPTMSVDEVLEMLQRFKDSTIKREREVFNCMLRNLFEEYRFFPQYPDKELHITACLFGGIIEKGLVTYMALGLALRYVLEALRKPYGSKMYYFGIAALDRFKNRLKDYPQYCQHLASIAHFLQFPHHLQEYIEYGQQSRDPPVKMQGSITTPGSLALAQVQAQAQSQQSTGLKPPQPGQPSTLVTTTTTTTTATKTSTIARPTPSNFKKDVPPSINTTNIDTLLVATDQTERIVEPPENVQEKIAFIFNNLSQSNMTQKVEELKETVKEEFMPWVSQYLVMKRVSIEPNFHSLYSNFLDTLKNPEFVKMVLNETYRNIKVLLTSDKAAANFSDRSLLKNLGHWLGMITLAKNKPILYTDLEVKSLLLEAYVKGQQELLYVVPFVAKVLESSVRSMVFRPQNPWTMAIMNVLAELHQEHDLKLNLKFEIEVLCKNLSLDINELKPGNLLKDKEKLKNLEEQLSAPKKEAKPPEEMLPVSTTGDFVPFAAPSSAPPATTTTCTTTGPPTPQFSYHDINVYALAGLAPHINININIPLLQAHPQLKQCVRQSVERAVQELVHPVVDRSIKIAMTTCEQIIRKDFALDSEESRMRVAAHHMMRNLTAGMAMITCREPLLMSIATNLKNSFAAALRAPTPQQREMMEEAAARIAQDNCELACCFIQKTAVEKAGPEMDKRLATEFELRKHARQEGRRYCDPVVLTYQAERMPEQIRLKVGGVDPKQLAVYEEFARNVPGFLPSNDLSQPTGFLAQPMKQQAWATDDVAQIYDKCIADLEQHLHAISPALAINPLTQALRSLLETVALARNSRDGIAALGLLQKAVEGLLDATSGADADLLLRYRECHLLVLKALQDGRAYGPQWCNKQITRCLIECRDEYKYNVEAVELLIRNHLVNMQQYDLHLAQSMENGLHYMAVAFAMQLVKLLLVDERSVSHVTEADLFHTIETLMRTCAHSRANAPEGLPQLMDVVRSNYEAMIDRAHGGPNFMMHSGISQASEYDDPPGLREKAEYLLREWVNLYHSAAAGRDSTKAFSAFVGQMHQQGILKTDDLITRFFRLCTEMCVEISYRAQAEQQHNPAASAAIIRAKCYHNLDAFVRLIALLVKHSGEATNTVTKINLLNKVLGIVVGVLIQDHDVRQTEFQQLPYHRIFIMLLLELNAPEHVLETINFQTLTAFCNTFHILRPTKAPGFVYAWLELISHRIFIARMLAHTPQQKGWPMYAQLLIDLFKYLAPFLRNVELNKPMQILYKGTLRVLLVLLHDFPEFLCDYHYGFCDVIPPNCIQLRNLILSAFPRNMRLPDPFTPNLKVDMLSEINIAPRILTNFTGVMPSQFKKDLDSYLKTRSPVTFLSELRSNLQVSNEPGNRYNIQLINALVLYVGTQAIAHIHNKGSTPSMSTITHSAHMDIFQNLAVDLDTEGRYLFLNAIANQLRYPNSHTHYFSCTMLYLFAEANTEAIQEQITRVLLERLIVNRPHPWGLLITFIELIKNPAFKFWSHDFVHCAPEIEKLFQSVAQCCMGQKQAQQVMEGTGAS; from the exons ATGAATCTTGACTCGCTCTCGCTGGCTTTGTCTCAAATCAGCTATCTGGTGGAcaatttaacaaagaaaaactacCGAGCCAGCCAGCAAGAAATACAACAT ATTGTAAATCGTCACGGTCCTGAGGCAGACAGGCATCTACTACGCTGTCTCTTCTCCCATGTGGATTTCAGTGGCGATGGTAAAAGCAGTGGCAAGGACTTTCACCAG ACACAGTTTCTGATCCAGGAGTGTGTGTCGCTGATCTCAAAACCAAACTTTATCTCTACTCTGTGCTACGCCATTGACAATCCtctgcactaccagaag AGTTTGAAGCCATCTGCCCACTTATTCACTCAACTGAGCAAAGTTCTTAAGCTTAGCAAAGTCCAAGAG GTTATATTTGGCCTTGCTTTGCTCAGCTCCAGCAACGCAGACCTTCGTGGCTTTG CTGCGCAGTTCATCAAGCAGAAGCTTCCAGACCTCCTGCGGTCATACGTTGACGCAGATCTTGGAGGAAACCAAGAAGGTGGCTTCCAAGACATTGCCATAGAGGTGCTGCACCTACTGCTCTCCCATCTACTGTTTGGACAGAAGGGAGCCAGTGGGGTAGGGCAAGAGCAGATTGACGCCTTCCTCAAAACACTTTGCCGAG ATTTCCCCCAGGAGCGCTGCCCTGTGGTGCTCGCACCACTGCTGTACCCTGAAAAACGGGACATTCTCATGGACAGGATCCTACCTGACTCGGGGGAGTTAGCTAAGACCATAATGGAGAGTTCTCTTGCAGAATTCATTCAAGAAGTTGGCTATGGTTTCTGTGCTAG TCTGGACGAGTGCAGAAACATAATCGTCCAGTATGGGGTGAGAGAGGTGACGGCCAGCCAGGTAGCCAGAGTCCTGGGCATGATGGCTCGTACTCACTCTGGTCTAACTGAGGGCATCCCACTACAG TCCATCTCTGCTCCAGGAAGTGGTATCTGGAGTGATGGCAAGGATAAGAACGATGGTTCGCAGGCACATACGTGGAACGTTGAGGTCCTCATCGACATCGTCAAAGAAGTA AATCCCAATCTCAACTTCAAAGAGGTGACATATGAACTGGACCACCCAGGCTTTATAATCCGGGACAGCAAAGGCCTACAGATAGTGGTGTATGGCATCCAGAGGGGACTGGGCATTGAAAGTTTCCCTGTTGATCTCATCTATCGGCCTTGGAAACATGCCGAGGGACAG TTGTCATTCATTCAGCACTCCCTCATGAACCCAGAAGTGTTTTGCTTTGCTGACTACCCTTGTCACAATGTGGCCATTGACATCCTCAAGGCCCCACCAGAGGATGACAACAGAGAGATTGCCACATG GAAAAGTCTGGATCTGGTGGAGAGTCTGCTTAGACTGTCTGAGGTGGGCCAGTATGAGCAGGTGAAGCAGCTGTTTAGCTTCCCAATCAAACACTGCCCAGACATGTTGGTGCTGGCATTACTGCAGATCACCACCTCTTGGCACACGCTGCGCCATGAGCTCATCTCCACCCTGATGCCCATCTTTCTGGGAAATCACCCCAACTCTGCCATTATCCTGCACTATGCCTGGCATGGACAG GGACAGTCTCCTTCCATACGTCAGCTAATTATGCATTCAATGGCTGAGTGGTACATGAGAGGGGAGCAGTATGACCAGGCAAAGCTGTCTCGCATCCTGGATGTGGCCCAAGACTTAAAG TCTCTATCAATGCTGCTGAATGGTACTCCATTTGCCTTTGTTATTGACCTTGCTGCACTTGCCTCTCGCCGTGAATACCTCAAACTTGATAAATGGCTGACTGACAAAATCAGAGAGCATGGG GAACCTTTTATCCAGGCCTGTGTGACATTCTTGAAGAGGCGCTGCCCATCCATTATGGGGGGTCTGGCTCCTGACAAGGACCAGCCCAAAAGTGCCCAGCTGCCTCCAGAGACTTTAGCCACCATGCTAGCCTGCTTGCAGTCATGTGCTGG GAGTGTGTCCCAGGAATTGTCAGAGACTATCCTGACTATGGTTGCTAATTGCAGCAATGTAATGAATAAAGCCCGGCAGCCACCACCAGGTGTAATGCCAAAAGGACGTGCCCCAAGCACCAGCAGCCTGGATGCCATCTCACCTGTACAG ATGGACCCTCTGAGTGGCATGGGCTCCTTGAACCTGGGGGGCACAGCTACCTCCCACACTCAAAGCATGCAGGGTTTCCCATCCTCGCTGAGCTCAGCTTTCAGTAATCCCCAGTCCCCAGCAAAAGCCTTCCCACCCCTCTCCAATCCTAATCCCAGCACACCATTTGGGGGCATTGCCAGCCTCACCTCACAGCTCCCTGGTATAGCCTCTG GTCCACTGGGCTCAGGCATCAGCTCTGGCATCAGCTCTGGTCTAGGGATGACAGCAGTAAGCACTGATCCTTTTGGCACCAGGAAGATGAGCACACCAGGCCTGAACCCACCAACCTTTCAGCAGA CTGACCTTTCTCAGGTGTGGCCCGAGGCAAACCAGCACTTTAGTAAGGAAATAGATGATGAAGCAAACAGTTACTTTCAGCGCATTTACAACCACCCACCTCACCCTACTATGTCTGTGGACGAA GTATTGGAAATGCTGCAAAGGTTCAAGGATTCAACCATCAAGCGTGAGCGAGAGGTGTTCAACTGCATGCTTCGAAACCTGTTTGAAGAATACAGATTCTTCCCCCAGTACCCAGACAAGGAGCTGCACATCACTGCCTGCCTTTTTGGTGGGATAATCGAGAAGGGTCTGGTCACCTATATGGCCCTGGGCTTGGCCCTGCGATATGTTCTTGAAGCCTTAAGAAAACCATATGGATCGAAAATGTATTACTTTGGAATTGCTGCCCTAGATAGGTTCAAAAACAG ACTAAAGGACTACCCTCAGTATTGTCAACATCTGGCTTCCATTGCTCACTTCTTGCAATTCCCCCACCATTTACAAGAG TATATTGAGTATGGCCAACAGTCACGGGACCCTCCGGTGAAGATGCAGGGCTCCATCACCACACCCGGCAGCCTGGCACTGGCACAGGTCCAAGCCCAGGCCCAGTCACAGCAATCTACTGGCCTCAAACCCCCACAGCCAGGCCAGCCCAGCACTCTTGTCACCACCACGacgactacaaccacagctaccAAGACATCCACCATCGCAAGACCAACACCCAGCAACTTCAAGAAGGACGTGCCC CCCTCCATAAACACTACCAACATTGACACTCTGCTGGTGGCTACTGACCAAACAGAAAGGATTGTAGAGCCTCCAGAGAATGTCCAGGAGAAGATTGCTTTTATCTTCAACAACCTTTCTCAGTCCAACATGACTCAGAAg GTTGAGGAGTTGAAAGAGACAGTGAAAGAGGAGTTTATGCCCTGGGTGTCTCAGTACCTGGTGATGAAACGTGTCAGCATTGAGCCCAACTTTCACAGCCTCTACTCAAACTTTTTGGACACTCTCAAAAACCCTGAGTTTGTCAAGATGGTTCTCAATGAAACGTACAGGAATATCAAG gTGCTTTTGACCTCAGACAAGGCAGCTGCCAACTTCTCTGATCGCTCCCTGCTGAAGAACCTCGGCCACTGGTTAGGCATGATTACACTGGCCAAAAACAAGCCTATCCTTTATACA GATCTAGAAGTCAAGTCTTTGCTGCTGGAAGCTTATGTGAAAGGCCAGCAGGAGCTGCTTTATGTGGTTCCCTTTGTGGCCAAGGTTTTGGAATCCAGCGTGCGTAGCATG GTTTTCAGACCCCAGAATCCTTGGACCATGGCCATCATGAATGTTCTTGCTGAGCTGCACCAGGAACATGACCTCAAG TTGAATTTAAAGTTTGAGATTGAAGTTCTGTGTAAGAACTTATCTTTGGACATCAATGAGCTGAAGCCAGGAAACCTGCTGAAGGACAAGGAGAAGCTAAAGAACCTCGAGGAGCAGCTGTCTGCACCAAAGAAAGAGGCAAAGCCTCCAGAGGAGATGCTGCCAGTTTCTACTACAG GAGACTTTGTTCCATTTGCAGCTCCTTCCTCCGCCCCACCTGCAACCACCACCACTTGTACAACTACTGGGCCTCCCACCCCACAGTTTAGTTACCATGACATCAATGTGTATGCATTGGCAGGCCTGGCTCCCCACATCAATATAAATATCAAC ATCCCTCTACTGCAGGCTCATCCTCAGCTGAAGCAATGTGTGCGGCAATCAGTGGAGCGTGCTGTCCAGGAGCTGGTGCACCCTGTGGTTGATCGCTCTATCAAAATCGCAATGACGACCTGTGAACAGATCATTAGGAAGGACTTTGCTCTGGATTCTGAAGAGTCCCGCATGCGTGTGGCTGCGCACCATATGATGCGAAATCTGACTGCTGGCATGGCCATGATCACCTGCCGTGAGCCCCTACTCATGAGCATTGCCACCAACCTTAAGAACAGctttgctgcagctctgagg GCACCAACACCCCAACAGAGGGAAATGATGGAAGAGGCTGCAGCCAGGATTGCTCAAGACAACTGTGAACTGGCTTGCTGCTTCATTCAAAAAACAGCAGTGGAGAAGGCTGGCCCTGAAATGGATAAGAGACTAGCCACG GAGTTTGAGCTGAGGAAGCATGCACGCCAAGAGGGACGTCGCTATTGTGATCCGGTTGTTTTGACTTACCAGGCTGAACGTATGCCAGAGCAGATCAGACTCAAG GTGGGAGGGGTAGACCCTAAGCAACTAGCCGTGTATGAGGAGTTTGCTAGAAATGTTCCAGGTTTCTTACCAAGTAATGACCTCTCACAACCCACTGGCTTCTTGGCTCAGCCCATGAAG CAACAGGCATGGGCCACAGATGATGTGGCTCAGATCTACGATAAGTGCATAGCAGACTTGGAGCAGCATCTTCATGCCATCTCTCCGGCCCTTGCCATAAATCCTCTTACTCAGGCCCTGCGTAGCCTGCTGGAAACTGTGGCTTTGGCTAGAAACTCGAGGGATGGTATTGCAGCACTTGGCTTGCTGCAGAAG GCTGTGGAAGGTCTTCTGGATGCTACAAGTGGTGCTGATGCAGACTTGCTGCTGCGTTACAGGGAGTGCCATCTGTTGGTACTTAAAGCCCTGCAGGATGGACGTGCCTATGGGCCACAATGGTGCAATAAGCAGATCACCAG gtgTCTGATTGAATGCCGTGACGAATACAAATACAATGTGGAGGCAGTGGAGCTTTTGATCAGGAACCATCTTGTAAATATGCAGCAGTATGACCTGCACCTGGCACAG tcAATGGAAAATGGATTGCACTACATGGCAGTTGCATTTGCCATGCAGTTGGTGAAACTACTGTTGGTAGATGAACGCAGTGTGAGCCACGTCACAGAAGCCGACCTCTTCCATACAATTGAGACTTTAATGAGGACCTGTGCACACTCCAGAGCTAATGCACCTGAGGG ACTTCCCCAGTTGATGGATGTGGTTCGCTCCAACTATGAAGCCATGATCGACAGAGCCCATGGTGGACCCAACTTCATGATGCACTCTGGGATTTCACAGGCTTCAGAATATGATGATCCTCCAGGCTTGAGGGAGAAGGCAGAGTACCTCCTGAGGGAATGGGTTAACCTGTATcactcagctgctgctggcagGGATAGCACCAAAGCTTTTTCTGCCTTTGTTGGCCAG ATGCACCAGCAGGGAATTCTAAAGACAGATGACCTGATTACGCGGTTCTTCCGGCTgtgcacagaaatgtgtgtagAGATAAGCTATCGGGCACAGGCTGAACAACAGCATAACCCAGCAGCCAGTGCAGCCATCATCAGAGCCAAATGCTACCACAACTTGGACGCCTTTGTTAGGCTCATAGCACTGCTGGTCAAACACTCTGGAGAGGCCACCAACACAGTGACAAAAATCAACCTCCTCAACAAG GTGCTCGGAATTGTAGTGGGAGTGTTGATCCAGGACCATGATGTCCGTCAGACTGAATTCCAGCAGCTGCCATATCACCGCATTTTCATCATGCTGCTATTGGAGCTCAATGCTCCTGAACATGTCCTAGAAACCATTAACTTCCAGACACTCACTGCCTTCTG TAATACCTTCCACATCCTGAGACCCACCAAAGCACCTGGGTTTGTGTATGCCTGGCTTGAACTCATCTCCCATCGCATCTTCATTGCCAGGATGCTAGCACACACCCCACAGCAGAAG GGTTGGCCAATGTACGCACAGCTGTTGATTGATCTTTTCAAGTACCTGGCCCCATTCTTGAGGAATGTAGAGCTCAACAAACCTATGCAAATCCTCTACAAG GGCACACTGCGAGTTCTTCTGGTCCTGCTTCATGACTTCCCAGAGTTTCTGTGCGATTACCATTATGGCTTCTGTGATGTTATCCCACCCAACTGCATCCAACTCCGCAACCTCATCCTCAGTGCCTTTCCACGCAACATGAGGCTTCCTGACCCTTTCACACCCAATCTGAAG GTGGACATGCTGAGCGAGATCAACATTGCTCCCCGTATCCTCACCAACTTCACAGGCGTCATGCCTTCCCAGTTCAAAAAGGATCTGGACTCGTATCTGAAGACACGCTCACCTGTTACTTTCCTGTCTGAGCTCCGTAGTAACCTGCAG GTGTCTAATGAACCAGGAAACCGTTACAACATCCAGCTGATCAATGCTCTAGTGTTGTATGTGGGGACACAGGCAATTGCTCACATCCACAATAAGGGCAGCACCCCTTCTATGAGCACCATCACCCACTCTGCTCATATGGACATCTTCCAGAACCTGGCTGTGGACCTGGACACTGAAG